In the Rhinatrema bivittatum chromosome 6, aRhiBiv1.1, whole genome shotgun sequence genome, one interval contains:
- the LOC115094273 gene encoding uncharacterized protein LOC115094273 isoform X4, which produces MGQDYFRSVGPRGDQKRLRFRVCSRSPGPPLNLSLRNAEATGGVPDARQAPSSLSNSPSSPTGTGIWPVFHLLRLSQKGRILSANPGSQESQPGPQGPPLSHGDSEGGHSGSSHGKIPCLPRSYGSLPSHPDLARSPKVPPLQLPGQTLPVSGASVRSSHHAPHIYQGHGGSGSLSPVGGSSGPSISGWLAHSGKVRGPVRDSGQPSPVSPLLPRVDCQLLQSCLKPCQVLEFLVACFDTRLGKVLLPEAWALKLMDQVQHLISLPVPTAWDYLQVLGSMASTIDLIPWAFVHMRLLQKALLSRWKLVSEEFRAPLPLSDTTIADLQWWLSLAHLLKGMPLETPRWIIITTDSSLSGWGAMCQTQSTQGCWSPVQSRWHINRLEA; this is translated from the coding sequence atgggtcaagattacttcagatcagtgggtcctcgaggtgatCAAAAgaggttacgctttagagtttgctcgagATCTCCCGGACCTCCACTTAATCTCTCCCTGCGGAACGCGGAAGCGACCGGTGGTGTGCCAGATGCTCGACAGGCTCCTAGCTCTCTGAGCAATAGCCCCAGTTCCCCCACAGGAACAGGGATatggccagtattccatctgcTTCGTctttcccaaaaaggacggatcctttcggccaatcctggatctcaagagagtcaaccagGCCCTCAAGGTCCCccactttcgcatggagactctgaggGCGGTCATAGCGGCAGTTCGCACGGGAAAATACCTTGCCTCCCTAGATCTTAtggaagcctaccttcacatcctgaTCTGGCAAGATCACCAAAAGTACCTCCGCTTCAACTTCCTGGGCAGACactaccagtttcgggcgcttccGTTCGGTCTAGCCACCACGCCCCAcacatttaccaaggtcatggtggtagtggcagtctTTCTCCAGTGGGAGGGAGTTCTggtccatccatatctggatggcTGGCTCATTCAGGCAAAGTCAGAGGTCCTGTGCGTGACAGCGGTCAACCGAGTCCTGTCAGTCCTCTCCTTCCTCGGGTGGATTGTCAATTACTCCAGAGCTGCCTGAAGCCCTGCCAGGTCCTCGAATTCCTGGTAGCTTGTTTCGACACCCGCTTGGGCAAAGTGTTATTACCTGAGGCCTGGGCACTCAAGCTCATGGATCAAGTGCAACATCTGATCTCCCTCCCGgttcccacggcatgggactatcttcaagttctCGGCTCAATGGCTTCGACTATAGATTTGATTCCTTGGGCGTTTGTGCATATGCGTCTGTTACAGAAAGccttgctgtcccgctggaagctggTCTCGGAGGAATTCAGAGCGCCCCTGCCGCTCTCCGATACTACCATCGCCGACCTACAGTGGTGGCTTTCTCTCGCCCATCTATTGAAGGGGATGCCCCTGGAAACACCTCGGTGGATCATTATAACGACTGATTcgagtctctccggctggggagcgatGTGTCAGACTCAATCTACGCAGGGATGCTGGTCCCCAGTTcaatcccgctggcacatcaatcgtctggaggctTGA